In one Pseudomonas fitomaticsae genomic region, the following are encoded:
- the tssB gene encoding type VI secretion system contractile sheath small subunit, whose protein sequence is MAKEGSVAPKERINVTFKPATGGAQEEIELPLKLLAIGDYTHRKDDRKIEDRKPISIDKMTFDEVLAKQELGLTLSVPNRLQEDGEADELAVQLRVNSMKDFNPASLVEQVPELKKLMELRDALVALKGPLGNAPAFRKAIEGVLADDESRGRVLGELGLNAAAPDA, encoded by the coding sequence ACGCATCAACGTCACCTTCAAACCCGCCACCGGCGGTGCTCAGGAAGAGATTGAACTGCCGCTGAAGCTGCTGGCAATCGGTGACTACACCCACCGCAAGGACGATCGCAAGATCGAGGATCGCAAGCCGATCAGCATCGACAAGATGACCTTCGACGAAGTGCTGGCCAAGCAAGAGCTGGGTCTGACGCTGAGCGTGCCGAACCGTCTGCAGGAAGATGGCGAGGCCGACGAGCTGGCTGTGCAACTGCGCGTCAACTCCATGAAGGACTTCAACCCGGCCAGCCTGGTCGAGCAAGTGCCTGAGCTGAAAAAACTGATGGAACTGCGCGACGCGCTGGTGGCCCTCAAAGGCCCGCTGGGTAACGCACCTGCGTTCCGTAAAGCCATCGAAGGCGTGCTCGCCGACGACGAATCCCGCGGTCGCGTACTCGGTGAGCTGGGCCTGAACGCCGCAGCCCCGGACGCTTGA
- the tssE gene encoding type VI secretion system baseplate subunit TssE: protein MDGYGSLFERLNGDAELRKGRSLEASAMASVAAHLAKMLSTRAGSVQTLSDYGLPDLNDMRLSLHDSLSQARLAIESFIEAYEPRLSNVRVISLPRDHDQLRLAFSIEGLLEVEGFKRQVSFAARLDGSGQVKVN, encoded by the coding sequence ATGGACGGATACGGCAGCCTTTTCGAACGCCTCAACGGCGACGCGGAACTACGCAAGGGCAGGAGCCTCGAGGCTTCGGCCATGGCGTCGGTGGCTGCCCATCTGGCCAAAATGCTCAGCACCCGGGCCGGCAGCGTGCAAACGCTGTCCGACTACGGGTTGCCCGATCTCAATGACATGCGCCTGAGCCTGCACGACTCCCTGAGTCAGGCCCGCCTGGCCATCGAAAGCTTCATCGAAGCCTACGAACCGCGCCTGAGCAACGTGCGTGTCATTTCCCTGCCGCGTGACCACGACCAGCTTCGCCTGGCCTTCAGCATCGAAGGCCTGCTGGAAGTCGAGGGTTTCAAGCGTCAGGTCAGTTTCGCCGCGCGCCTGGATGGCAGCGGTCAAGTGAAGGTCAACTAA
- the tssC gene encoding type VI secretion system contractile sheath large subunit, with the protein MSTSAAQQNAAENGEYSILDSIIAETRLTPDDEAYDIAKRGVSAFIEELLKPQNNGEPVKKAMVDRMIAEIDAKLSRQMDEILHHPDFQALESSWRGLQLLVDRTNFRENIKIEILNVSKDDLLDDFEDSPEVMQSGLYKHIYTAEYGQFGGQPVGAIIANYYLSPSSPDVKLMQYVSSVACMSHAPFIAAAGPKFFGLESFTGLPDLKDLKDHFEGPQFTKWQSFRTSEDSRYVGLTVPRFLLRNPYDPEENPVKSFVYKENVANSHEHYLWGNTAYAFGTKLTDSFAKFRWCPNIIGPQSGGAVEDLPLHHFESMGEIETKIPTEVLVSDRREYELAEEGFISLTMRKGSDNAAFFSASSVQKPKFFGISAEGKAAELNYKLGTQLPYMMIVNRLAHYLKVLQREQLGSWKERTDLELELNKWIRQYVADQENPSAEVRGRRPLRAAQVIVSDVEGEPGWYRVSLNVRPHFKYMGADFTLSLVGKLDKE; encoded by the coding sequence ATGAGCACTAGCGCAGCACAACAGAACGCCGCAGAAAACGGCGAATACAGCATCCTCGACAGCATCATCGCCGAAACCCGCCTGACGCCGGACGACGAAGCCTACGACATCGCCAAGCGCGGTGTGTCGGCGTTCATCGAAGAGCTGCTCAAGCCGCAGAACAACGGTGAGCCGGTCAAGAAAGCCATGGTTGACCGCATGATCGCCGAGATCGATGCCAAGCTCAGCCGTCAGATGGACGAAATCCTGCACCACCCGGACTTCCAGGCGCTGGAATCGTCGTGGCGTGGCCTGCAACTGCTGGTCGACCGCACCAACTTCCGCGAAAACATCAAGATCGAGATCCTCAACGTCTCCAAGGACGACCTGCTGGACGACTTCGAAGATTCGCCGGAAGTGATGCAATCGGGCCTGTACAAGCACATCTACACTGCTGAATACGGCCAGTTCGGTGGTCAGCCGGTTGGCGCGATCATCGCCAACTACTACCTGTCCCCAAGCTCGCCGGACGTGAAACTGATGCAGTACGTGTCCAGCGTAGCCTGCATGTCCCACGCGCCGTTCATCGCCGCTGCCGGCCCGAAATTCTTCGGCCTGGAAAGCTTCACCGGTCTGCCGGACCTGAAGGATCTGAAAGATCACTTCGAAGGCCCGCAATTCACCAAATGGCAGAGCTTCCGTACCTCGGAAGACTCCCGCTACGTTGGCCTGACCGTTCCGCGTTTCCTGCTGCGTAACCCGTACGACCCGGAAGAAAACCCGGTCAAATCGTTCGTGTACAAGGAAAACGTTGCCAACAGCCACGAGCACTACCTGTGGGGCAACACCGCTTACGCGTTCGGCACCAAGCTGACCGACAGCTTCGCCAAGTTCCGCTGGTGCCCGAACATCATCGGCCCACAGAGCGGCGGCGCCGTTGAAGACCTGCCTCTGCACCACTTCGAAAGCATGGGCGAAATCGAAACCAAGATTCCTACCGAAGTTCTGGTTTCCGACCGTCGTGAATACGAACTGGCCGAGGAAGGCTTCATCTCCCTGACCATGCGTAAAGGCTCCGACAACGCGGCGTTCTTCTCCGCCAGCTCGGTGCAGAAGCCGAAGTTCTTCGGCATCAGCGCAGAAGGCAAGGCCGCAGAGCTGAACTACAAGCTCGGCACCCAACTGCCGTACATGATGATCGTCAACCGCCTGGCTCACTACCTGAAAGTGCTGCAGCGCGAGCAACTCGGTTCGTGGAAAGAGCGTACCGACCTCGAGCTGGAACTGAACAAGTGGATTCGCCAGTACGTGGCCGACCAGGAAAACCCGAGCGCCGAAGTACGTGGCCGTCGTCCGCTGCGCGCTGCGCAAGTGATCGTCAGCGACGTTGAAGGCGAGCCGGGCTGGTACCGCGTCAGCCTGAACGTGCGTCCGCACTTCAAGTACATGGGTGCCGATTTCACCCTGTCGCTGGTTGGCAAGCTGGACAAAGAGTAA
- a CDS encoding PAAR domain-containing protein, with the protein MSGKPAARVSDPTACPLPGHGTNPIAAGSGDVFFDGLPAARQGDASACGGALVGDLATTVLINGKPAATVGSVGSHGNKVTAGSGTVIIGNSHSPAPFVPPLPVEIQWPFSQHFVVRNPRTGAPVADRPYTLRTASGKEVRGVTDAQGRTRPIASHLAESVTLIVEEQTSLVIA; encoded by the coding sequence ATGTCTGGCAAACCTGCAGCACGCGTATCCGACCCCACCGCTTGCCCGCTCCCCGGCCACGGCACCAACCCGATCGCCGCCGGTTCCGGCGACGTGTTCTTCGACGGCCTCCCGGCCGCCCGCCAGGGCGATGCCTCGGCGTGCGGTGGTGCGTTGGTCGGCGATCTGGCGACCACGGTTCTGATCAACGGCAAGCCGGCCGCCACGGTCGGTTCGGTTGGATCTCATGGCAATAAAGTCACGGCTGGATCCGGGACGGTGATTATCGGCAATTCGCATTCGCCCGCGCCGTTTGTGCCGCCGTTGCCGGTGGAGATTCAGTGGCCGTTTAGTCAGCACTTTGTGGTTCGTAATCCTAGAACCGGCGCACCGGTTGCTGACCGGCCGTACACCTTGCGTACAGCCTCCGGTAAAGAGGTCAGGGGCGTTACTGATGCACAAGGTCGAACGAGGCCTATTGCTTCCCACCTCGCTGAAAGTGTCACGCTTATCGTCGAAGAACAGACTTCGCTCGTGATTGCTTAA
- a CDS encoding DUF6402 family protein — MPAPTPVTAQLTPSSDKKPAEAAVDHFQITDIPGVMRKMGWKESARIMQRWFDGAPFVMSSSEKRGRLAVDKITQEKLFDDLDFEWLTSSSPHTGETIKELIAKAASPSQYNELIGRQKGLTQLAPGLLQFMTCMRTLGVLDEANQDLARGAHDYSALSARMLESATQYNFRSIGITTSEKKNNPLDDVYGTLGGFVIKFAVTKFSTTPKTKKMAATLTIEEIGCYVRDTYEFLNEDGSDQLLGYWNHDGVVRPSIFAYLTSPETYESEGKVYFKVTNDSYNNYRSKLGKGGDLFVYSTVKKIPVSIHHRFTSADFAEFSQRSAKPKAMP; from the coding sequence ATGCCGGCACCCACTCCTGTAACAGCTCAACTCACCCCTTCCTCTGACAAGAAGCCAGCGGAAGCGGCCGTCGATCATTTCCAGATCACAGATATTCCAGGTGTGATGAGAAAAATGGGCTGGAAGGAAAGCGCTCGAATCATGCAGCGTTGGTTCGACGGTGCGCCTTTCGTGATGTCCTCAAGTGAGAAGCGGGGACGTCTTGCCGTTGACAAGATCACCCAAGAAAAACTGTTTGATGATTTGGATTTTGAATGGCTTACCTCCTCCTCGCCCCACACAGGTGAAACCATCAAAGAGCTTATTGCGAAGGCCGCAAGCCCCAGTCAATACAATGAGCTTATTGGCCGTCAAAAGGGACTGACGCAATTAGCACCGGGGCTTTTGCAATTTATGACTTGCATGAGAACGCTTGGAGTTCTTGACGAGGCTAACCAGGACCTTGCTAGGGGTGCTCATGACTACAGTGCCCTGAGTGCAAGAATGCTGGAGTCTGCTACGCAATATAATTTTCGATCTATCGGGATTACCACTTCGGAAAAGAAGAATAATCCATTGGATGATGTGTACGGCACATTGGGTGGATTTGTTATTAAATTTGCAGTCACAAAATTCAGCACTACACCCAAGACGAAAAAAATGGCTGCTACATTAACGATTGAAGAAATTGGTTGTTATGTACGTGATACATATGAGTTTCTGAATGAAGATGGCAGCGACCAACTGCTTGGGTATTGGAATCACGACGGCGTTGTCAGGCCGAGCATTTTTGCATATTTAACTTCGCCGGAAACATATGAGTCTGAGGGGAAGGTTTACTTCAAAGTGACCAACGATAGTTACAATAATTACCGCAGCAAACTTGGCAAGGGTGGTGATTTGTTTGTGTACTCTACGGTCAAGAAAATTCCTGTATCCATTCATCATCGTTTTACCTCTGCAGATTTTGCAGAATTTTCGCAACGATCAGCCAAACCTAAGGCAATGCCATGA